One Megamonas hypermegale genomic window carries:
- the fucP gene encoding L-fucose:H+ symporter permease, producing the protein MDNKVNNNIPIVAKEYKLYFFLLVFCFALWGLLNNMNDTLVPAFAKIFMIKAVDSSLVQVAFYGAYAVLAMPAAFIIKKYSYRVGVLVGLGFYMIGAFGYVPAALLQNYNLFLVSIFVLACGLSVLETTCNPFVLSLGAQETSVRRLNFAQAFNPVGSIAGLFLAKYLILANLNPADLEARMAMPADELAAIRHTELFWICVPYIGLIFVAIILWLIFFKSKLNEKDARTAMTVPEAFKKLFSKPRYYCGVITQFFYVGVQVAVWTWTIKYIMTTEHIVEHEAVDYFIISMVLFIIFRYVCVYLMKYFVPAKMMAVFAIAGILCCFGTIYLPASASIWCLIAISGCMSLMFPTIYGIALRNLGPEVKFGAAGLIMAILGGAVVPPVMGWLVDTGALTFLISGFSIEEASIRTAYYFPIACFVIVLIYSLAFRNVKD; encoded by the coding sequence ATGGATAATAAAGTGAATAATAATATACCGATTGTTGCAAAAGAATATAAATTGTATTTTTTTCTTTTAGTATTTTGTTTTGCTCTTTGGGGACTGCTTAATAACATGAATGATACGCTAGTACCGGCTTTTGCTAAAATTTTTATGATTAAAGCAGTAGATTCTTCTTTGGTACAAGTGGCATTTTATGGTGCATATGCTGTTTTAGCTATGCCAGCAGCGTTTATCATCAAAAAATATTCGTACCGTGTAGGGGTATTAGTAGGATTAGGTTTTTATATGATAGGTGCTTTTGGATATGTACCGGCAGCACTTTTACAGAATTATAATTTATTCCTTGTTTCTATTTTCGTTCTAGCATGTGGTTTATCTGTTTTAGAAACAACATGTAATCCATTTGTACTTTCATTAGGAGCACAAGAAACAAGTGTACGTCGTTTAAACTTTGCTCAAGCATTTAACCCAGTAGGTTCTATTGCTGGATTGTTTTTAGCCAAATATTTAATTTTAGCTAATTTAAATCCAGCTGATTTAGAAGCAAGAATGGCTATGCCAGCTGATGAACTTGCAGCTATTAGACATACAGAATTGTTTTGGATTTGTGTGCCATATATTGGTTTGATTTTTGTAGCAATAATTTTGTGGTTAATTTTCTTTAAAAGTAAACTTAATGAAAAAGATGCTCGTACAGCGATGACAGTACCAGAAGCTTTTAAAAAGTTATTTAGCAAACCTCGTTATTATTGTGGTGTAATTACTCAATTTTTCTATGTAGGAGTACAAGTTGCTGTTTGGACTTGGACTATTAAATACATTATGACTACAGAACATATTGTAGAACATGAAGCGGTAGATTATTTTATTATTTCAATGGTATTATTTATCATTTTTCGTTATGTTTGTGTGTACTTGATGAAGTATTTTGTACCAGCTAAAATGATGGCAGTATTTGCAATTGCTGGCATATTATGTTGTTTTGGTACAATTTATTTACCAGCATCTGCCTCTATATGGTGTTTGATTGCAATTTCTGGTTGTATGAGCTTGATGTTTCCAACTATTTATGGTATTGCGTTACGTAATTTAGGTCCTGAAGTAAAATTTGGTGCAGCTGGTCTTATCATGGCAATCTTAGGTGGAGCTGTAGTGCCACCCGTTATGGGTTGGCTTGTTGATACGGGAGCATTAACATTCTTAATTAGTGGTTTTTCAATAGAAGAAGCATCTATTAGAACAGCATATTATTTTCCAATAGCATGTTTTGTTATCGTGCTTATTTATTCATTAGCATTTAGAAATGTAAAAGATTAA
- a CDS encoding MarR family winged helix-turn-helix transcriptional regulator gives MNGIDNDTLVSQEKDGLDDLLIHQLYQTMRAFSKTLNNEIYTADVYSSEWSVLKMVKEHDMISQLELANMLNVEPAAISKTIKKMEEKNLVERKRLQGKREKYIFLTNHALEIYDFLQEKVSQHRMKALDGLSKEDRYVLFKLMRRIYDNTLSEK, from the coding sequence ATGAATGGAATAGATAATGATACTTTAGTATCTCAAGAAAAAGATGGACTGGACGATTTGTTAATACATCAACTTTATCAAACAATGAGGGCATTTTCAAAAACACTTAACAATGAGATTTATACAGCAGATGTATATAGTTCTGAATGGTCGGTTTTGAAAATGGTCAAAGAGCATGATATGATTTCTCAATTGGAATTAGCTAATATGTTAAATGTTGAACCAGCAGCTATATCCAAGACTATAAAGAAAATGGAAGAAAAAAACCTTGTGGAACGAAAACGCCTTCAAGGAAAAAGGGAAAAATATATATTTCTCACTAATCATGCTTTAGAGATTTATGATTTTTTACAAGAAAAGGTATCACAACATCGTATGAAAGCATTAGATGGTTTAAGTAAAGAAGACCGATACGTTTTATTTAAACTCATGCGACGTATTTATGATAATACTCTAAGTGAAAAATAA
- a CDS encoding rhamnulokinase — MEKSINVLALDFGASSGRAIIGNFDGKKIRLKEIHRFANEPVNLLGTMYWDILRLFHDIKVGLVKSKQYGDIKSIGIDTWGVDFGLLDENGKLLDNPVHYRDARTKGMMDKAFDKIDKEVFYQITGNQFMEINTVFQLMALKQYRPEILNRAETMLLIPDLLNYFLSGKKVTEYTIASTTQLLDAVDKKWSSEIIENLNLPKKIFTEIVKPGVKIGTLKQDICDELGLNKMDVIAVAGHDTQSAMVAVPTQEDDFIFLSCGTWSLLGTELDKPIINEKSQQFNITNEGGVNNKTSFLKNIIGLWLIQESRRQWIREGKEYSFGELEQMALNVGDVNAFIDTDDEEFIPAGNIPQKIKNYCEHTGQYVPKDEAEIVRVIDQSLAMKYRFALEQIEQCTGKKYTSINMIGGGIQSKLLCQLTADICGRKVIAGPVEATVMGNIALQLVSLGVITDLKQARQIIANSENVTVYEPRNCEKWERIYKKVKEQILC; from the coding sequence ATGGAAAAAAGTATTAATGTTTTAGCTTTAGATTTTGGAGCTTCCAGTGGTAGAGCAATAATAGGAAATTTTGATGGTAAAAAAATAAGATTAAAAGAAATTCATCGTTTTGCAAATGAACCAGTAAATTTATTAGGCACAATGTATTGGGATATATTAAGACTTTTTCATGATATAAAAGTTGGACTCGTTAAATCAAAACAATATGGCGATATAAAAAGTATTGGAATTGATACATGGGGTGTTGATTTTGGTCTATTAGATGAAAATGGAAAATTATTAGACAACCCAGTGCATTATCGTGATGCTAGAACAAAAGGCATGATGGATAAGGCTTTTGATAAGATAGACAAAGAGGTGTTTTATCAAATTACAGGCAATCAATTTATGGAAATTAATACGGTATTTCAATTAATGGCATTGAAACAATATCGCCCAGAGATTTTAAATAGGGCGGAAACAATGTTATTGATACCAGATTTATTGAATTATTTTTTATCAGGTAAAAAAGTAACAGAATATACGATTGCTTCAACAACACAATTATTAGATGCGGTTGATAAAAAATGGTCATCAGAAATTATTGAAAATTTAAATTTACCTAAAAAAATATTCACTGAAATAGTAAAGCCAGGGGTTAAGATAGGTACATTAAAACAAGATATTTGTGATGAACTTGGCTTAAACAAGATGGATGTTATCGCGGTTGCAGGTCATGATACACAATCGGCAATGGTAGCAGTACCAACACAAGAAGATGATTTCATATTTTTATCATGTGGTACTTGGTCACTTTTAGGAACGGAACTCGATAAGCCAATTATCAATGAAAAATCGCAGCAATTTAATATCACAAATGAAGGCGGTGTTAATAATAAAACATCTTTTTTAAAAAATATCATTGGATTATGGCTTATTCAAGAAAGTCGTCGCCAATGGATTAGAGAAGGAAAAGAATATAGCTTTGGTGAGTTGGAGCAAATGGCTTTGAATGTTGGAGATGTAAATGCTTTCATTGATACAGATGATGAAGAATTTATTCCAGCAGGTAATATTCCGCAAAAAATAAAGAATTATTGTGAACATACAGGACAATATGTACCAAAAGATGAAGCAGAAATTGTTCGAGTAATTGACCAAAGTTTAGCAATGAAATACAGATTTGCGTTAGAACAAATAGAACAGTGCACAGGTAAAAAATATACAAGTATAAATATGATTGGCGGGGGAATTCAAAGTAAATTGCTTTGTCAATTAACAGCCGATATCTGTGGCAGAAAAGTGATAGCAGGCCCTGTAGAAGCTACTGTTATGGGAAATATAGCTTTGCAACTGGTTTCTTTAGGAGTGATAACTGATTTAAAACAAGCACGTCAAATAATTGCTAATTCAGAAAATGTAACAGTTTATGAACCTAGAAATTGTGAAAAATGGGAAAGAATATATAAAAAAGTAAAGGAGCAAATATTATGTTAA
- a CDS encoding class II aldolase/adducin family protein — translation MAYEEIKEQICDICHKMWQLGWVAANDGNVTVKLDDGTFLATPTGISKSFITPEKLVRINAQGEILEANEGYRPSSEIKMHLRCYADREDVGAVLHAHPPTATGFAVAHVPLDRYDMIETVVALGSIPITPYGTPSTYEVPEAIAPYIQEHDAVLLENHGALTVGSNLVEAYYKMETLELFAKINLNAYLLGGPKEISRENIDKLINLRSYYGVKGRHPGYKHYQKD, via the coding sequence ATGGCTTATGAAGAAATAAAAGAACAAATATGTGATATCTGTCATAAAATGTGGCAATTAGGTTGGGTTGCTGCTAATGATGGCAATGTAACTGTAAAATTAGATGATGGCACTTTCCTTGCTACACCAACAGGAATTAGCAAAAGTTTTATTACTCCTGAAAAATTAGTACGTATTAATGCACAAGGAGAAATCTTAGAAGCAAATGAAGGATATAGACCTTCTTCTGAAATTAAAATGCATTTACGTTGTTATGCTGACCGTGAAGATGTAGGTGCAGTACTCCATGCGCATCCACCAACAGCTACTGGTTTTGCTGTAGCGCATGTACCTTTAGATAGATATGATATGATTGAAACAGTAGTAGCATTAGGTTCTATTCCTATTACTCCTTATGGAACACCTTCTACTTATGAAGTGCCTGAAGCTATAGCTCCTTACATTCAAGAACATGATGCGGTTTTATTAGAAAATCATGGAGCTTTAACTGTAGGTTCTAATTTAGTAGAAGCTTATTATAAAATGGAAACATTAGAATTATTTGCTAAGATTAATTTAAATGCTTATCTTTTAGGTGGGCCAAAAGAAATTTCTCGTGAAAATATCGATAAACTTATAAATTTACGTAGTTACTATGGTGTAAAAGGTAGACATCCAGGTTATAAGCATTATCAAAAAGATTAA
- a CDS encoding 6-phospho-alpha-glucosidase — MKKSSIVIAGGGSTFTPGIVMMLLDHADRFPLRQIKFYDNDAARQEKIAKACEILLKERAPEIAFSYTTDPKEAFTDVDFVMAHIRVGKYAMREKDEKIPMKHGVFGQETCGPGGIAYGMRSIGGVIEILDYMEKYSPNAWMLNYSNPAAIVAEATRRLRPNSKIINICDMPVGIEDRMAEILGLPNGRKDMCVRYYGLNHFGWWCDIRDKDGNDLMPRIKEHVAKYGYIVNPESHHDEASWNDTYGKAKDVYAVDPDTLPNTYLKYYLFPDYVFNHDNQHPDHTRANEVMENREKNVFAAAKEIVEKGTAVDCKFKSDDHASYIVDLAEAIAFNKKARMLLIVENDGAISNFDPTAMVEIPCIVGSNGYEKICIGKIPQFQKGLMEEQVSVEKLVVEAWITGSYQKLWQALTLSKTVPSASVAKAILDDLIEANKDYWPELK, encoded by the coding sequence ATGAAAAAATCTTCAATCGTAATCGCAGGTGGCGGTAGTACATTTACACCAGGTATCGTAATGATGCTTTTAGACCATGCAGACCGTTTTCCACTTCGCCAAATTAAATTTTATGATAATGATGCAGCTCGTCAAGAAAAAATTGCTAAAGCATGTGAAATTCTTTTAAAAGAAAGAGCTCCTGAAATCGCATTTTCTTATACAACAGACCCAAAAGAAGCATTTACAGATGTTGATTTTGTAATGGCACATATCCGCGTTGGTAAATACGCAATGCGTGAAAAAGATGAAAAAATTCCAATGAAACATGGCGTATTTGGTCAAGAAACTTGTGGCCCTGGCGGAATTGCTTATGGTATGCGTTCTATCGGTGGCGTTATCGAAATCTTGGATTATATGGAAAAATATTCTCCAAACGCTTGGATGCTCAACTATTCCAATCCAGCAGCTATCGTAGCAGAAGCAACTAGAAGACTTCGCCCAAATTCTAAAATCATCAATATTTGCGATATGCCAGTAGGTATTGAAGATAGAATGGCTGAAATCTTAGGTCTTCCTAATGGTAGAAAAGACATGTGCGTTCGCTATTATGGACTTAACCATTTTGGTTGGTGGTGCGATATCCGCGATAAAGATGGTAATGATTTAATGCCTCGTATCAAAGAACATGTTGCAAAATATGGATATATCGTAAATCCTGAATCTCATCATGATGAAGCAAGTTGGAATGATACTTACGGCAAAGCTAAAGATGTATATGCTGTAGACCCTGATACACTTCCAAATACTTATCTTAAATACTACTTATTCCCAGATTATGTATTCAATCATGACAATCAACATCCAGACCATACTCGTGCAAATGAAGTTATGGAAAATCGTGAAAAAAATGTATTTGCAGCAGCTAAGGAAATCGTAGAAAAAGGTACTGCTGTTGACTGCAAATTCAAAAGCGATGACCATGCAAGCTATATCGTAGACCTTGCAGAAGCAATTGCATTCAATAAAAAAGCTCGTATGCTTTTAATCGTTGAAAATGATGGAGCAATTTCAAACTTCGACCCAACTGCTATGGTTGAAATTCCTTGTATCGTTGGTTCTAATGGTTATGAAAAAATTTGTATCGGTAAAATACCTCAATTCCAAAAAGGTTTAATGGAAGAACAAGTTTCTGTTGAAAAACTCGTTGTTGAAGCTTGGATTACAGGAAGCTATCAAAAACTTTGGCAGGCACTCACATTGTCTAAGACTGTACCAAGTGCTTCCGTTGCTAAAGCGATTTTGGATGATTTAATTGAAGCAAATAAAGATTATTGGCCTGAACTTAAATAA
- a CDS encoding RbsD/FucU family protein has product MLKNIPKILSPELLKVLCEMGHSDRIVIGDGNFPAETMGKNAIVIRCDGHGVVEILDAILQVFPLDKYIDKPVSLMEVVKGDTVETPIWDEYEKIVTKYDERGNKAIGHIERFAFYEEAKKAYAIIATSESALYANVMLQKGVVID; this is encoded by the coding sequence ATGTTAAAAAATATACCTAAAATTTTATCTCCAGAGTTATTAAAAGTTCTTTGTGAAATGGGTCATAGCGATAGAATTGTCATTGGGGATGGCAATTTTCCAGCTGAAACCATGGGAAAAAATGCTATTGTAATAAGATGTGACGGACACGGTGTGGTAGAAATTTTAGATGCAATATTGCAAGTATTCCCATTGGATAAATATATTGATAAGCCAGTATCATTAATGGAAGTAGTGAAAGGTGATACTGTAGAAACACCAATTTGGGATGAATACGAAAAAATAGTGACTAAATATGATGAACGAGGCAATAAAGCAATTGGACATATTGAAAGATTTGCTTTTTATGAAGAAGCTAAAAAAGCTTATGCAATTATAGCTACAAGTGAATCTGCTCTTTATGCAAATGTTATGTTGCAAAAAGGTGTTGTTATAGATTGA
- a CDS encoding MurR/RpiR family transcriptional regulator translates to MLLEDLVNNSLAKLNPTDLIVWRYIYAHKKECCYISIYDIADNCNVSRTTVLRFAKKLGLDGFSDLKMMLKMEISQVREKPSMNIAQATVNLCQQVGEEIAKQDFTRLNKLLYKAKRIFVYASGHVQRNVASEIERLFVNCNIFVYEIKGSDEMGIISKNVTSDDLFIIISLSGESKNVVDIAQKLHLQKIPVISLTRLKSNTLATLSTENLYITPIDLPATLDYEYKSLLGFFLAVEMWFVSYSGYCAEQIE, encoded by the coding sequence ATGTTATTAGAAGATTTAGTTAATAATAGTTTAGCAAAATTAAATCCTACAGACTTAATTGTTTGGCGGTATATTTATGCACATAAAAAGGAATGTTGTTATATATCTATTTATGATATAGCGGATAATTGCAATGTTTCGCGTACAACGGTTTTGCGTTTTGCTAAAAAATTGGGATTAGATGGTTTTAGCGATTTAAAAATGATGCTGAAAATGGAAATAAGTCAGGTAAGAGAAAAACCATCAATGAATATTGCTCAAGCTACAGTAAATTTATGCCAACAAGTTGGCGAAGAGATAGCAAAACAGGATTTTACGAGATTGAACAAGCTGTTATATAAAGCGAAAAGGATTTTTGTTTATGCCTCTGGTCATGTGCAAAGAAATGTAGCTAGTGAAATAGAACGATTATTTGTAAATTGCAATATATTTGTTTACGAGATAAAAGGTTCAGATGAAATGGGGATTATTTCAAAAAATGTGACAAGTGATGATTTGTTTATTATCATTTCTTTAAGTGGAGAATCAAAAAATGTTGTAGATATTGCGCAAAAATTACATTTACAAAAGATACCTGTGATATCGTTAACTAGATTAAAAAGTAATACTTTAGCTACACTTAGTACAGAAAATTTATATATTACCCCTATAGATTTACCAGCAACATTAGACTATGAATATAAATCATTATTAGGCTTTTTCTTAGCTGTAGAAATGTGGTTTGTTAGTTATAGTGGATATTGTGCAGAACAAATTGAATAA
- a CDS encoding AAA family ATPase: MLKNTVIAISRQYGSGGRELANILSKKLGYKLYDRQIVHMAAAQLGISGMSEKELKEFEDNVPPLSLKFMPFYIFGMSGAKPMNHKMFEQESEIIRRLAKDGNCIILGRCADAVLQGNENVCSVFVCANDEYRAKRGLEVYEGKSVIELNQEDAKRAEYYAYYTGKEWGNPKNYDLSVNTSYKSLDDIADIIIEYINKD; this comes from the coding sequence ATTTTGAAAAATACAGTTATAGCAATTAGTCGTCAATACGGTAGTGGCGGTCGTGAACTTGCAAATATTTTATCTAAAAAATTAGGTTATAAACTATATGACAGACAAATAGTGCATATGGCTGCTGCTCAATTAGGTATCAGTGGTATGAGTGAAAAAGAGTTAAAAGAATTTGAGGATAATGTTCCACCACTTTCTTTAAAGTTTATGCCTTTTTATATTTTTGGTATGAGTGGTGCAAAACCAATGAACCATAAAATGTTTGAACAAGAATCTGAAATTATTCGCCGTTTAGCTAAAGATGGTAATTGTATTATTCTTGGTAGATGTGCAGATGCTGTTTTACAAGGCAATGAAAATGTGTGTTCTGTATTTGTTTGTGCTAATGATGAATATAGAGCTAAACGAGGTTTAGAAGTATATGAAGGAAAATCAGTTATAGAGTTAAATCAGGAAGATGCTAAACGAGCTGAATATTATGCTTATTATACTGGTAAGGAATGGGGAAATCCTAAAAACTATGATTTATCAGTAAATACAAGTTATAAATCATTAGACGATATAGCGGATATTATCATTGAGTATATAAATAAAGATTAA
- a CDS encoding MFS transporter, protein MTKVKLWTRNFMALVWANGLLFAGFHFLLPTLPLYAASIGATGTEIGIITGIFGFSAIFIRLFTDTGVRKFGKKKCLYFGLFCSFLATFSYDIFTSVYSLILARILHGIGFGLSTTFAAALVADVIPAQRRGEGIGYFGLGSTVAMAVAPALGVMLLTDFSANILFLTSMVVTLLSAVSAKLCNAKEAPLPAEKKSISIRHKICEYGTGIPSILTVLFGAAYGSVNTFVAMMANEAGIENAGLFFIVGTIFVFISRPFGGRIFDSKGGFWVILPGGILYLIGLCILISSSSLTMLLVASVFYGLGGGLLLPSLMTWMLNVVTPDRRSGASATFYNMLDIGTSSGIILLGSVAGSIGYVNMYFYVIAVMVIFIVFFLFNHFVLQKNKVKENTL, encoded by the coding sequence ATGACAAAAGTAAAATTGTGGACTAGAAATTTTATGGCTTTAGTGTGGGCTAATGGATTGCTTTTTGCAGGCTTTCACTTTTTGTTACCTACATTACCTTTATATGCAGCTTCTATAGGGGCTACAGGTACGGAAATAGGTATAATAACAGGGATTTTTGGTTTTTCTGCAATTTTTATTCGTTTATTCACAGATACTGGTGTTCGTAAATTTGGTAAAAAGAAATGTTTATATTTTGGATTGTTTTGCTCCTTCTTAGCAACATTTAGTTATGATATATTTACTTCTGTATATTCCTTAATATTAGCTCGTATTTTACATGGTATAGGTTTTGGCCTTAGTACTACTTTTGCTGCAGCTTTAGTTGCAGATGTAATTCCTGCTCAAAGACGTGGTGAAGGAATTGGTTATTTTGGCTTAGGTAGTACAGTGGCTATGGCTGTAGCTCCTGCTTTAGGTGTTATGTTATTAACTGATTTTAGTGCTAATATATTGTTTTTAACTTCTATGGTAGTCACTCTCTTATCTGCTGTCAGTGCAAAATTATGTAATGCTAAAGAAGCTCCTTTGCCAGCTGAAAAGAAAAGCATTTCTATTCGTCATAAAATATGTGAATACGGTACAGGTATTCCTTCTATATTGACTGTTTTATTTGGTGCTGCTTATGGTAGTGTAAATACTTTTGTAGCTATGATGGCTAATGAAGCTGGTATTGAAAATGCAGGCTTGTTCTTCATTGTTGGTACAATCTTTGTATTTATTTCCAGACCATTTGGTGGACGTATTTTTGACAGCAAAGGTGGTTTCTGGGTAATCCTGCCAGGCGGTATTTTATATTTAATTGGTTTGTGCATATTGATTTCTTCTAGCTCTTTAACAATGTTGTTAGTTGCTTCTGTATTTTATGGTTTAGGCGGAGGTTTATTATTACCTTCTCTCATGACTTGGATGCTCAATGTTGTTACACCAGACCGTCGCAGTGGTGCTAGTGCAACTTTCTATAATATGTTAGATATCGGTACAAGTAGCGGTATCATCTTATTAGGCAGTGTTGCAGGTTCTATCGGTTACGTTAATATGTATTTTTATGTAATTGCTGTAATGGTAATTTTTATAGTATTTTTCTTATTTAATCATTTTGTATTACAAAAAAACAAAGTAAAAGAAAACACACTTTAG